A single genomic interval of Malania oleifera isolate guangnan ecotype guangnan chromosome 11, ASM2987363v1, whole genome shotgun sequence harbors:
- the LOC131168233 gene encoding dof zinc finger protein DOF1.8-like gives MDRNPWKHNMEAAPSCPRCASPNTKFCYYNNYSLSQPRFFCRSCRRYWTKGGSLRNVPVGGGCRKNRSTPSLRPPPPAHHGSRTCGPFTRSFHITPQNDHPLERRPGNSNLNGDSSTDGLGEATGAGGSDIDLVSFHANFLDDRSSSSEFDPLELVDHHRVNSSPFMNIVSPTSDFDRHGLWKALDSSVAAHQVFDGDDDHRRQRNSALGFPTNLATKEEAAVVDESSNLTNIWWDASTTPNYMEQLQDFELLACDEDQPIISANLICDNSSAFDLSGL, from the coding sequence ATGGATCGAAATCCATGGAAACACAACATGGAAGCAGCACCCAGCTGCCCCCGCTGCGCCTCCCCCAACACCAAATTCTGCTACTACAACAACTACAGCCTCTCCCAGCCCCGCTTCTTCTGCAGGTCCTGCCGCCGCTACTGGACCAAAGGAGGTTCCCTCCGCAACGTCCCCGTCGGCGGCGGCTGCCGCAAGAACCGCTCCACCCCCTCCCTTCGCCCTCCACCGCCGGCCCATCATGGCAGCCGTACTTGCGGCCCATTCACGCGTTCTTTTCACATTACGCCCCAAAACGACCACCCACTTGAGCGGAGACCCGGCAACTCGAATCTCAACGGGGACTCGTCGACAGATGGACTCGGCGAGGCCACCGGCGCCGGCGGGTCGGATATTGATCTGGTTTCTTTTCATGCGAATTTCTTGGATGATCGGAGCTCGAGCTCTGAATTTGATCCGCTTGAACTTGTCGACCATCACCGAGTCAATTCGTCGCCATTCATGAACATTGTTAGTCCAACTAGTGATTTCGACCGCCATGGTTTATGGAAAGCTCTGGACTCATCTGTTGCCGCTCACCAGGTGTTTGATGGAGATGATGACCATCGGCGGCAGAGGAATAGTGCTCTGGGTTTCCCGACCAATTTAGCGACGAAGGAAGAAGCAGCTGTGGTTGATGAAAGTAGTAATTTGACTAATATCTGGTGGGATGCTTCAACCACGCCTAATTATATGGAGCAATTACAAGACTTTGAATTGCTAGCGTGCGATGAGGATCAGCCAATCATTTCTGCAAATCTAATATGTGATAACTCGTCTGCCTTTGATCTCTCCGGGTTATGA